Part of the Thermococcus sp. 18S1 genome, GGCGGGATTCCCTTGAGCTTCTCGGTGACGTTCTTAAGGCCGTAGCGCTCTATGTCGTCCATGGTCATTCCAACGAACTTCGCCTCAGGTGTTGCGAGCTTGTCGCTGAGGTAGGCGAGGTTGATGGAGCCCTGCTTTATGGTGGAGTAGATGTACCAACCGTAGGGGTCGCCATCGGTGAAGACTATTATCGGAAGACCCTCCTCGTAGTGGAGCCTGTGGATGAGCCTTCTAACTCCACGCGAGGCCTGTCCCTGGGTGGCTATGATGAGGGCGTTCTCCTTCTTCGGGAACTTTTCCTCGATCAGCCTGTCGGCCATAGCTGCGGTCTCGACGACGAGGGCGTAGTCAACGTTGACCTCAACGAACTGGAGGTGTTCGACGGTTCCGGGGACGGCCCAGCCGCCCATACCGAGCTTGCTGGTGTTGAACTCATCCTCGCCGTCGCGAATGACTATGTCGCCGTAGATGTAGCCGCGCCTGTCGGCGGTGAGGTGCATCTCCTCACGAAGGACGCCCATCATCCTCTCCAGGTCCTCTATGATGGGGTCACTCTCGCGCTGGTCCTCGAAGGTGTTCTCCTTCGTTCCCGGGATGGTGTGCTTGTTGGCGTAGTAGGCTTCACGAAGGCTCGCGTGCTTGTTCTCGCTTACAAGGCGCTTGATGTAGGCCATTATGAGGAGAGTCTGCATGAACTTCCTCGCGTGGGCAACGTTGAGGAAGTACCTCCTGGAGAGCTTGTCGCCCATCCTGATGACGCGCCTCTTCTCGTCGAAGTAAACGTTGCCAATGCCGCGCATGGGGATGTCAAAGTAGGGGTTCTTTCCGATCTTTATGTCCTCAAGGATTTTCTTTCCGTACTCCTCGAGCCTGGTGAGCACTTTGGTCGGGTCGTAGCTGAAGCGCTCCCTCGGCTTCTCGCGCCTGACTGCTTTGGATTTAGGCATTCTCGCTCACCTCCTCCGCTCCACCTGCCTCCTTGGCCGCAAAGTGGCCCTCTATGTAGGACAGGAAGTAGTTCTTAACCTCCTCCTCGGGCTCCCCGGTGAGTACGCTCAGGGCCCTTGCTATCTCGGGCACGTACTTTTCGAAGGTCCTCCTCCTCTTGGCCTGGTGGAGCCTGCGGTGCTTTCCGCTGAGGTAGGTCTGAAGTCTCCTGGCCGCGTCCATTATCGCCAGCCTTATCTCGTTCTGAATCTCCTCCACGTTGGCTATGCTCTGCTTTCCTGTGCCGGTATACGGCACGTGAACGCTGATGACGTTTATCATGAGCACGAGGGGGGCGCGGTCGAGGTCATCAACCTTGTAGCGCCTCCAATCAACGGAGCGCGCCGCCAGCGTCGTTACACAGGAACCGGCATCGAAGAGCAGCGGCACGCGGTTGGCGTAGCGGAGGAGCTCGAAACCTCCGGGAATCTCACCGCCGTAAGCGAGGCCGACCTCGACCTGGAACGGTATACCTCCGGAGTAGACCTTCGGCGACCTGGTGACCGCGGTGACGAACTCCGGCTTGAGGATGTTGGTGAGGCCCTTCTCTATGTTCTCCTCGCCTATGGGCCTGAGGCCGTGGGTCGGCGGGGCCAGGAACTTCATGTATTTGAAGGCCTCGACTATCTCCTCAGCCTCGTGCCAGCTCAGCTTCTCGGGCGGCTTCTCCATGAGCTTCGCAACCTGCTTGACGACCTTAGTATAGCCCTTGAACGAGCGCAGGACGGCCTTTACCTCGCCCTTCATGAGCCTCTCGTAGAGCTGTTCCTGGACGTTCTTGTCGTCCTCCGTCTTTATGAGCCTCAGCGCCGCGATGTACTCTATCAGCTCGTCGATTTTCTTGTCGCTTATCCTCGAGAACTCCCCAACGAGGAAGCGCTTGACGGAACTCCTCCTCGTCTTCTTGGCCATTCTGTAAACGTCGTCGGTGAGGACACCGCGCGGATGGGGCTTCATCTCCACCGGGGGCTCGGGGACGTCCTCACTGGAGCGCGGGAACACTATGAGCTTCCCGTCCGGCTCAATGAGCTCTATGTGGGCGTGCGGGTTGGCTATCGCGGTGAGCTTGAGGTACCAGTAGATGCCCTGCTTCGAGCGCACGTAGCGGACGTTCTTCACTTCCAGCTCTATCCTGGTGCCGCGCCAGCCCTTCGGGTTGGGGTGCTTCTCCTTCTTCACAATCTTGCCCTCGTTCCTGTCAACGTCTATCTTAACCCATGCCTCGATGATCTTGTCGTCGCCCGTGGATGTGATGACGCGCGTTGCCTTTCCGCTCGTTATCTGGGCGAACATCACGGCACCGCTTATACCGATACCCTGCTGGCCGCGGCTCTGTATGTTCCTGTGGGCCTTAGTACCGGCCAGCATCTTACCGAAGACGTGGGTTATGTACTTCTCGGGGATTCCCGGTCCGTTGTCCTCGATTATGACCTTGTAGTGCTCCCTTCCGAGCTCCTCTATCTCAACACGGACGTAGGGAAGTATGCCCGCCTCCTCACAGGCGTCGAGTGAGTTGGTCACGGCCTCATGGATCACCGTGGTGAGGGAGCGTATCTTGCCCGTGTAGCCGAGCATTGCCGCGTTCCGTCTGAAGAACTCACTGACGCTCTGGATTTTGAACTCCTTAAACAGCTGATTCGCCTCGGCCATATTCAGTCCTCCCAAAAGTCTTCGTCATCGTAGTCCTCCCCGAACTCGCCCGGCTCCCCTTCAAGGGCCTCGTAGTAGGTCGTGCTCTCGAGTTCGAGGTCCTTCTTTCTGCGCTCGAGGTACTTGTAAACGACGCCGTGCGGGGAGCCCCTGGCGAGCTTCTCTATGGCGGTCTTGGCAACCTCGACCTGGATCGGGTTGCCGATTATCGCGACGGTTTTTCCGTAAACGCTCACATCCGCTCCGCTCATCTCCTCGATTATCTCGCGCGTCCTTCCTCTCCTTCCGATTATCCTTCCCCTGACGCGGGGGAGGGCGTTCTTATCGTTGCCGATTATCACGTCCGTCAGGTTGACGACCTCAAGGACCTCTCCCTCGTTGAAGAGCCGGAACGCCCGCTTGGGGGAAAAGCCCCTTCCTATGGCCATTATCACGTCACGCGCCTTCCAGACGGCCAGGGGGTCGCTGGTCTCCTCAGTGGAGGTTATGAAGACCTCGCCGGTCTCGCTGTCCACCTCTATCTTGGTCTTGGTTCTCTCCTCTATCTCCCTCTTGGTCTGTCCCTTTCTGCCTATGACGACCGCAACCCTGTCGCGGGGGATTCTTATGAACTCCTCCTGCTCGCCCTCCGCGGCGTAGGTTATCTCCTCATCGCGACCGCCCCTGGCGGGCCGGCCGTCCTTGTCTATCCGCTCATACTTCTTCAGCAGTCTCTCAAACTCGTCCATGCTCTCACCCTCTAAATCCCAACCAGCTCACGGAACTTATCGTTGAAATCATCAACATCAACGCCTTTCCTTCCAAAGTAGTTTATGACGTTCCTCAGATCCCTTCTGAGCAGCTCCACGCTCATCCTGTTCCTCTTCACCGTCGCCTGCGACCAGTCTATCACAACGGGCCTGTCGTGGAGCAGTATGTTGTACTCGCTCAGGTCGCCGTGCACCATGTCCCCGCGCTTCCAGAGCCTCTCAATGACGCCCATAGTGAAGTCGTAAAGTTCCTCAAAGTCCGAAGGTTCGAGCGAACGCTCGACGTCTTTGATGCGGGGTGCGGGGAGCTCGTCCCCGATGAACTCCATCACAAGGACGTTGTTGCGGAAGATAACCGGCTCGGGAACGCGAACCGCATATTTTATCGCCCGCTGGAGGTTCTTAAACTCCCGCCGGGTCCAAACAAAGACCAGCTTGCGCATATCCTTTGGCAGGTAGCCGACGCGGGGGTCTGCCGCGAGGTACTCCCATATGCGCCGGAACTCGGTAGTGTAAGTGCGGTATATCTTCACGGCTATCCTGTTCCCCTCGGCGTCCACGCCGGCGAAGACGTTCGCCTCTTTGCCCGTGCTGATGACGCCGTAGAGGGCCTCGACCTTTCCCCTCCTGTGGAGGTAGGCGAGGGTCTCCTTCGTCGTTCTGTCGAATACCTCATTGGCTATCTTGTAGAGGTCACTGTCCTTCTCGCGCCTCTCCCTGAGGCCGAGCATATCCTCGATTTCACGCTCTATTACATCCTCGCGCATTCCCCATCACTCGCTGATAGCTGGAATTTTAGAAGAAGCGGGCTCAGAACAGGAGCTCGCCGCCGCTGAGGAATTCCTGGCTTATCTTGCCCCTCCTCAGGAGCCAGTCCACCTGAGTCCTGGTGTAGCGGTAGACTATGTCTCCGCGCTCCTCGGTCTGGACCTCCCACGGCTGGACTATGACGACGTCGCCCACGCGCATCCACATGCGCCTCTTGAGCTTGCCCGGTATCCTGCACCTTCTGATCTTCCCGTCGGAGCACCTCACGTCCATCCATCCGGAACCCAGGGCCTGCTCGATTACACCAAACAGCTGTCCTTCCTTCGGGAGGGGAACGCGAATGACCTCGTCACCCTGAACCTGCCTGTTCTTTTTCTTCCCTCCACTTTTTCCGCCTCTTCCTCTGTGGTACGCCATGATCATCACCTCCAGCGAATAGGCTCGAGCCCTTATAAACCTGAGCCTTGCAAAAATTTTCCAATGAGAGTACAGACATGTGCTTTTAAAATTTTTGCACAAATCCAGGGCAGAGGAAAAAAATCCTGCCCTTCCATTACCCACGTCTGTCCCGCGGAGACACATCAAGGTTTAAAAACGCACCGCTCAAACTGGATTCCGGAGATTACCATGGAGGCAATAGCGGCAGAAGGCCTCACGATACTCTACAGCGGAAAGCCTGCTGTGGAGGAAGTGAGCTTCACCTTAGAGGATGGCGAGACCCTCCTCCTGCTCGGCCCCAACGGGGCGGGTAAGACGACCCTGCTCAAGACAATCGCCTGCTTCCACAGGGACTACACGGGACAACTGGAGGTCTTCGGTAAACCTCCCTGCGAGGCGAAGAAGTTCATAGGCTACGTCCCCCAGAGCCACAGCCTCAATGAGAGAGTCCCCCTAACAGCCCTCGAGGTCGTTGCGATGGGCGGTGTCTACCGCCGCGGCTTCGTCCACTTCAAGCTCCCCCCCGAGACGATGGAAAAGGCGAGGGAGGTTCTCGGCTTCGTCGGGCTCGCGGAAGTGGGCGACAGACTTTTCAGCGAGCTGAGCGGCGGTCAGAAGCAGCGCGTCCTCCTCGCGAGGGCTCTGATGAGCGACCCCAAACTGCTCCTCCTCGACGAACCCCTCTCAGCCCTGGACCCCAGCGCAAGGGTCGATGTTGCCAGCGTTCTGGCCAAGATAAAGCGCGAGAGACGGGTAACTATGGTCATCACAACCCACGACATCAACCCCCTAATCGAGATTGGGGACAGAATCATGCTCCTTAACAAGCGCCTTATAGCCTTCGGAAGGCCGGAGGACGTACTTCAGGACAGGATAATCAAATCCGTATACGGCCCGCTGGCAAGGGTCATACCCATTGAGGGCAGGCTCTTCTGCATAACCGGCGACGCCCATCTGCACAGACACGGAGGTGGAGGGCTGTGATTCCGGAGTATCTGATCAGGGCCCTCCTTGCCAGCGTCATGGTAAGCGTCCTGCTCGGCATGCTCAGCCCGCTCATCAACACGAAAGGCCTGGCCTTTCTAACCCACGCCCTCTTCCACTCCCTGCTCTTCGGTGCGGTTCTCGGAATGATACTCGGCCTGCTGTTCGAGAACCTCTCACTGGTCATGCTCGTTGCACTCATCGTTACCGTCATCGTTGTGCTCACGATAGCGGAGCTCGAGAAGCTCGGGTTCTCCCCGGATTCCGCGGTTGGGATAGTGGCCAGCTTTGTCGCAGGCCTAACAGTCCTCAGCTTTGGCGTGCTCTACAAGGTGATGGCTACCAGGCCCTACTTCCCGCTCGGCGAGAGCATAGTCTCCTACCTCACGGGGGACATCTTCCTGATAACCCTCGACGACCTTACCGTCCTCGTCCTCGGAGGTGCCCTTCTTTTCTTCGTCATCCTCTTCCTGTACCGCGATTTCCTCTACCTCAGCTTCGACCCGGAGGGCATGGAGAGCTACGGGGGCAACGCGAGGGCTTACCTCATGATCCTCTACGTCCTCGTCGGTGCCATCGGTGCCCTCATAGTCCAGACCGTCGGCCTCATAACCCTCCAGGTGGTGGCAGTTCTTCCAGGAGCGATAGCGCTGATGGTTAGCAGCGACCTGCGCAAGGTCATCGGAACCAGCCTGTTACTCACCCTGGGTGTCCAGGTGTCCTCCGTGATCCTCGCCTACTTTACGGACATACCACCCAGCGGCCTGGCGACGATAATGCTCGGCGTCATCTACGGCGCCCTGCTCTTCAGGAGGTGAAACCGTGAAGCTCGCTGGAATCGACGAAGCCGGCAGGGGCCCCGTAATCGGCCCCATGGTCATAGCGGCGGTTGTTGTGGATGAACGGAACGTTCCAAAGCTTGAGGAGCTTGGAGTTAAGGATTCGAAGAGGCTCACCCCCAGGCGGCGTGAGAGGCTGTTCGATGAGATAATTTCCCTGCTGGATGATTACGTGGTTCTGGAGCTTTGGCCCGAGGAGATAGACTCCCGCGAGGGAACCTTAAACGAGTTCGAGGTGGAGAACTTCGTTAAAGCCCTCAACTCGCTCAAGGTGAAGCCCGACGTGATATACATCGACGCCGCCGACGTGAAGGAGGCCCGCTTCGGCGAGGACATTCGAAAGAGGCTGAACTTTGAGGCTGAGATAGTGGCCGAGCACAAGGCCGACGACAAGTTCGTACCTGTCTCGGCGGCCTCGATAATAGCGAAGGTAACCCGTGACAGGGCGATAGAGAAGCTGAAGGAGGAGTACGGCGAGATTGGAAGTGGCTATCCCAGTGACCCGAGGACGAGGGCGTTCCTGGAGAACTACTACCTCGAGCACGGCGAGTTCCCTCCGATAGTCAGGAGGAGCTGGAAGACGCTGAGGAAGATCGAGGAGAAGCTGAGGGCAGAGATGGAAGCCAAGAAATCGAAGAATAAAGGGCAGGTCAGTCTGGACGAGTTTTTGAAGAAGTGAGATAACTCAATCAGCAACCCCTTTCAGGAACTCCCCGGTTCCCCAAATTTCTCTCCCCAGTAGCGGAATTCTACCAAGAACTGCCGGAACTCTTCGAGTTCTGGCTCTATGTCGATGCCGTTTCTCCTAAACATGATTAGTACTAATCTAGATTAGTATTGGGAGTCCTCACCTCCCCAGCCTCAGCCTTATCCTGTCCTTTATCTCCAGCAGCCACTCCAGGTAGAGCCAGATTGACTCCCTGAAGGCCTCCCAGCGGAGGAGCTCGTTGAGGGCCACGCCCATGACCACCGCAGCGGGGGGAACCAGGGCGGTTGCGTAGAAGCTGAACTGTGTCGTGCCCCCGAGTGCGTACTGGAGGAGGAATACAGCCACCGTGCTCCAGAACACCCCGAAAGATGCGAGGATCCCGGATTTTTTCCTATAGAGCCACGGGAGGGCGAGGATGAAGAGCACCATCGCCAGGAGAAGGAAGGGATCAGTCTGGGCGAAGATGTCCGGGTTGTAGTGCAGGGCGAAGGCCTTCTTGTTTATGAACCACTCCCAGACGGGAGAGGCGGCGGGATGGCCGCCTTTGTTGGAGAGATGCCACCTGAAGCTTCCGAGGAATTCGTCAAACCACTTCTTCGGTCCGATCGCCGCCATCGCAGGAACGTTCGGCAGGAGAAATCCGACCGCCGGAAGAACCGCTATCGTCACGAGAAAGCTGATGAGGCTCTTCTCCCTTTTGAGGGCCCTCCCAAGAAGGATGGGCCACCCGAAGGCGCCGCTGAGCTTGGTGGAGCCGGCGAGTCCGATGGCAAAGGCTGCAGGGTGGTCCCTGTCGTAGGCCAGGAAAAACACGAACAGGGCGACGAACAGGGCGACGTGGATGTCAAGCATGGCCACCACAGACATCGCCTGGAGGGTGGGGTCGGCTACGGTGAAGGCTAGGGCTATGAGGGCCGCCAGATAGCTCCCGCTCACCCGGTAAGTCGCGAGGACGACGAGGATTTCGATGAGGGCGAAGGCGATGATGCCGGGGACGCGCCAGTTTATCGGCTTATCCTCCAGGAGCATGCCGAGCATTATGAGGTCCTTCCCGAGGAAAGGATGCTCCGTGTTGAGGTAGTTCTGGATGTTGTCCTTGTCGGGATACCAGTAGCCGGGAACCGTGTAGTAAGCCCCCTCGGGTATTTCCCTCCCGACTTCCTCAAGGAAGGGCTCGAACTCGTCGGGGGGAAGCTCAAAGTAAACGCCCGGGAACTTGAGGTACTCCCTCTCGTAGGTCGCCCCGTGCCTCATGGCGATTTTCTCCACCTGGTATTGGTATTTTATCCGCATGCTCTGGTTGGAGAAGATGACGTTTACCCCCCTGGAGCCCGTGGTCTCGTTCACGTAGGTCAGGTCAACGCCGAGCCTGTGGAGGATGTTCCTGGCCGCGGGGACGTACCAGACCTCATCCCCCACGTAGTCACGAAAAACGGGCTGAGAGGCAAAATCGTAGAGATACCACATGGAGCCGATGATAGTGACGGCAACTATCAGAATGAAGGCTATCCTTCGCCACTGCATTATACCACCAGGCAGGAATATCGCGGGCAACGTTTTTAAGCCTCTCCCCTTAGGCGAAAACATGTTCGAAGGGATAAGCGAGGAGAAGGTCAGGGAAGCTGTGGAGCTGATTAGAAAGGGCTACGACGAGAGGAAGCTCCGCGCAAGACTCGGCAGTGACTGGGAAGTCATCGCTGAGATAGCTAGGGCGCGGATCAAGGCAAAGGACAAGTTCTCGCGCGACGACCTCTGGATGGACCTCGAGGGCCTGCGCTACTCAACCCACGAGATAGTCGCGAGATACCGCTCGGAGCGTCTTGAGAAGGCCGGCGTGAGAAGCATAGCGGACGTCTCCTGCGGTATCGGAATCCAGCTCATATTCTACGCCATGAAGGTTGAGAGGGCCTACGGGATCGACATAGACCCCGCAAAGGTTGAGTTCGCCAGGAGAAACGCCGAAAAGTACGGAGTCTCGAACATCGAGTTCATCAACGCCGACTCGCTCGCCCCCGAGACGGTCGGGAGGATCGACGCCGAGGTCATCTTCTCAGACCCCGCCAGGCCCCCGGAAATGCCCGAAAGGCGGCTGGAAGACCTCCTGCCCAGCCCGCTGAGAATCTACGAAACGTACAAATCCCGGGCCGATGCGTTCATCTTCGACCTCCCGCCGCAGATAAGGCGCGAGAGGATACCCTGGAAGGGGGAGTTTGAGTACATAGACCTCTTTGGGGCCCTCAACAGGCTGACCTTCTACACCGAACCCCTCGCCAGTGCGGAGAGGAGCGCGGTTGTTCTTCCTGCAGGGGCGAGGCTGGAGAGCAATCCGGACCTTGAGAACATCCTCGAATGGACGGACGAGCCCGGCGAGTACCTCTACGAGGTCCCGCAGGCCGTTGACTACGCCGACCTGCTGAACGAGCTGTTCCACGTTCTAAACGGGGAAGCCAAAATGCTCCTCCGCGAAAAGAGACGCGTTCTCGCAACGGGCGACGCGCCCCTGAAAAGCCCGTACCTCAAGAGAACCTACGCCGTGGTCGGCGTTGTCCCGTTCCACCCGGTGAGGATAAACGACTTCCTCAGGAGGGAGGGCTTCGGAAGGGCCACGCTCAAGCTCAGCGTCCCCCAGGAGGAGTACTGGCGGGTTAGGAAGAGGATAGAGGCCAACCTGAGCGGGGACAGAAGGGCCTTCGTCTTCAGGGTCGGCGGGAAGGCCGTGGTAGCGGAGGCGCTATAGCTCTTCCACCCGGGCGTTCCTTATTTTCTTCGACCCTATGCGGAGCCCCTTGAAGTAGTCCACGTATTCCTGTGGAAGAAAAGACTCCAGGCTGGTTGATTTCAGCCGCTTCTTTTTTCTCCTCCGCTCCCCACCATCCCCGTTCCCAGGAACCTTCGGGGGAGCCGCCTCAAGGAACTCATCGAGCGTCCTGTTCATCCGGCCACCCGGAGTAGATAGCCCAACAACTATAAAGACTTTTTCCCAATCGATGGATGAACCAAAGGGCATATTAATGCCTGAAAACAGGCCCCCTGAGAAAGGCTTTTAACTCTCGACGGTTTATCAGGGAAGAGAGTAATAAAGCGGGTGGTTGCCGTGTGTGGAATAATAGGCTACATCGGAGATAGGGCCGCGTGCGAGGTAATAGTCAAGGGGCTCAAGAGGCTCGAATACAGGGGATACGACTCCGCCGGCGTTGTAACGGAGGATGGAGGGAAGCTCTTCATAAAGAAGGGGGCCGGCGCCATAGACGAGCTCACCGAAAAGCTCGACCTCCTTGAGATGCCGGGGAAGAGGGGCATAGGACACACCCGCTGGGCCACCCACGGCGTTCCTAACGAGATTAACGCTCATCCCCACACCGACTGCACCGGGAAGATCGCACTCGTTCACAACGGTATAATCGAGAACTTCGCCGAGATTCGCGAGTACCTGCTCTCCAGGGGGCACACCTTCAAAAGCGATACCGACACGGAGGTTATAGCCCACCTGATAGAGGAGGAGCTTAAGAGTGCCCCCAGCTTCGAAGACGCCATGAGGAATGCCCTTCTGAAGCTCAGGGGTTCCTTCGCGCTTGGCATAATCTACGCCGAAGAACCGGACCGGCTCTATTTCGTGAGGAACGAAAGTCCCCTCGTCCTTGGAATAGGGGACGGCGAGAATTTCGCGGCCAGCGACGTGCCGGCCTTCCTCGAGTACACAAACAGGGCCATCTTCCTCGACGACGGGGAGTACGCGGTCATAGGAAAGGACTTCTACGTTATCAAAAAGCTCGCAACCGGTGAGGTCGTTGAAAAGCCAGTCCAGGAGATTGAATGGACGCTGGAAATGGCCGAGAAGTCCGGCTATCCACACTTCATGCTCAAGGAGATCTACGAACAGCCGAGGGCGATAAAGGACGCAATTCACGGTAACATCGACGCCGTGAAGAGGGCGGCGGAGGAGATAGCCCGCTATGAGAAGATATTCATAATCGCAATGGGCACCTCCTACCACGCCGGTCTCGTGGGCAGGTATCTCTTCCAAAGGCTCGCGAAGAGGGTTCCGATCGTTGAAGACGCAAGCGAGTTCCGCTACGAGTTCGAGGACCTGATAGACGAGGACACCCTCGTGATAGCGATAACTCAGAGCGGGGAAACCGCCGACACCCTCGCGGCGATGAAGCTGGCGAAGAAGAGGGGCGCTAAGGTTCTCGCGATAGTCAACGTCGTCGGCAGCATGGCCACCCGCGTGGCGGACATGACCCTCTACACCCACGCCGGACCGGAGATCGGCGTGGCGGCGACCAAGACCTACACCACCCAGCTCACCGTCCTGACCATGCTCGCTATCGAACTCGCGAGGGTTCTCGGAACGGCGGATGAGGCGTACCTCTCCTCCCTGGAGGACGGCCTCAAGAGGGTTCCCGACCTCGTGGAGGGCGTCCTTAAGCACGACGCTGCCCTCAGGGAACTCGCCGAGAATCTCGCGGACAGGAGGGACTTCTTCTACATTGGAAGGGGCATAAACGTGCCAACCGCCCTCGAGGGGGCCCTTAAGCTCAAGGAGATAAGCTACATCCACGCGGAGGGTCTCAGCGCCGGCGAGCTGAAGCACGGCCCGCTTGCCCTCCTCGAGGAGGGCGTCCCGGTCGTCGCGGTGGCCCCGAGCGGAAAGACCTTCGACAAGATGGTGGGCAACGTGGAGGAGTCAAGGGCGAGGGGAGCATTCATAATCGGTCTGGGGGACAGGGAGGAGCTGAGGCGCGTCTCCAGCGCCTTTATCGAGATGCCCGGTATCGACGAACTGCTAACCCCCATCGTATACACCATACCGCTCCAGCTCATCGCATACCACTTGGCGGTTTTGAGGGGCAACGACCCCGACAAGCCGAGGAACTTGGCAAAGTCCGTTACCGTTGAATGAGGTGATCCGGATGGTGAAAACAGAGATTAAGGAAAAGCGGAAGAAGAAAAAGGAGGAAAAGACCTCCTCCTTTGGAAAATACTACCCGATGTTTAAGAGCTACGGCCTTCCGCTGATAGCACTCCTGCTCGCGTATCTGGGCTTCAAACTGAGGAACATAACCTCGAACTACAAGACCTTCCTCGACCCGGATACGTTCTTTCACTACGAAATGTACAGACAGGCCATAACCGAGTGGATTCCCCAGTATTTCGCCTACGCCGATCCACCCGCGGGAATAAAGGCCACTGGCTACCTGGGACTCTACACAGTCCAGGCCGCTTTCTACAAGATAGTCCACGCCATCTCCGGCACCGACGTGCTTGGGGCTTTCAAGCTCTGGCCTCCGTTCGTTGGAGCAATGACCATTATAGCGGTCTATTTCCTCGGAAAGAAGCTCCACTCCAACTGGGCGGGCATCTGGGGAGCAGCCTTTATGATGTTCTCCTACGCCAACTTCACCAAGACCATGTCAGGAAACAACCGTGGTGAAGGCCCGTTCATGATGTTCTTCCTCTACGCGGTGCTTTTCCTCCTGATGTACCTCGATGAGAAGGAGTGGAACTGGAAGAAGGTAGCGGGAGGGGTCCTCTTCCTCATAACGAGCGTCCTCTACATGGGAGTCTGGACGGGTAGTGTATTCGGTATTGAGATCTTGCTTGCATTTGCATTCCTTACTGTAACAGTGGCATTTATCGCTGGGCTCGAGAAGTTTACAATAAAGTTCATCAAGGAATTCGTGCCAATACAGGGACTTGCTATAGTCTTAGGGATCATTATTGCCAGAACCGGCTTTATTGGCATCGGAACATTTCTCCTTAAAAGACCATTTGGATTAATGGGGATATTTGCGGTTTTAGTTTATGCAGGGCTACTCATAGGGCTAAAGCGCCTCTTGCATTTTGATTATTCAAGACTAGATCACCGGATTGGGGCACTTCTAATATCTGGAGGAGTACTTGTCCTATTTGCTGGGGCATGGGGCCTACTTAATATTTCGACCTTAATAAGAGGCGCTTATCAATCCACTCCCCTCTATCAAACCGTCGCAGAGCTGGCAAGGACGGATATAAACACTATCAAGGCATACTACAGCATAAAGAGCAAGGACATGTTACTGTTCCTCTTATCGATCGCAGGTTTTCTGATAGTACTAGCCAAATTCATCAGCAACCTCCTGAAAGGGAATGTTTCAGGCTACAAAAATGCATTCCTCGTATCATACTACATCAGTTCAGTGGTCCTCCTATCTTTGGCTGTTCGTTTCGTGTTCCAGGCTTCGGGAGCCATACTCCTCCTGGCGGGCGTTGCAATTGGTGAGGCGTTCCTCTTCGTGGAGAACATGAAGGAGAGCACCACGACCAAGGCCCTCTATGCAATCCTGCTGATAATCATGTTCCTCCCGCTCCCAATAATCGGTGCACAGTACAGCAAGGCCCTCGCGACGAACACCGCCAAGGCTCAGGGTTCTGTGCCCGCGGACTGGATAAACACCCTCAACTGGCTCAACGAGAACACCAACGAGCTCGACAGCGCCACGAGCTGGTGGGACTACGGCTACTGGATCGAGTCGAGCCTGCTCGGTAACAGACGTTCCGCCACGGACGGCGGTCACGCATACGACAGGCGCTACATAGTCGCGGACTTCTTCTCACACTACGGCAACGAGAGCGAGCAGGACTTCGAGGCCTGGGAGCTTAACTACATGATAGTCTGGCAGCAGGACATATACAAGTTCAACGCCATAAGCTACCTCGGCGGTGCGATAAACTACTACGAATACAGTCACATCCCAATGTTCCAGGTCGTGCCAATGCAGTACGTTAAGTACACCAACGAGAGCGGAAAAACGGTTGTCTACCTTAAGACAGCCG contains:
- a CDS encoding DNA topoisomerase IV subunit A, producing MPKSKAVRREKPRERFSYDPTKVLTRLEEYGKKILEDIKIGKNPYFDIPMRGIGNVYFDEKRRVIRMGDKLSRRYFLNVAHARKFMQTLLIMAYIKRLVSENKHASLREAYYANKHTIPGTKENTFEDQRESDPIIEDLERMMGVLREEMHLTADRRGYIYGDIVIRDGEDEFNTSKLGMGGWAVPGTVEHLQFVEVNVDYALVVETAAMADRLIEEKFPKKENALIIATQGQASRGVRRLIHRLHYEEGLPIIVFTDGDPYGWYIYSTIKQGSINLAYLSDKLATPEAKFVGMTMDDIERYGLKNVTEKLKGIPPNKKGGPTADYKRILEEMEYPWFQNKEWQRQLKMAIKMGVRIEQQALANKSLEFVAKKYLPEKINNGELLP
- the top6B gene encoding DNA topoisomerase VI subunit B; its protein translation is MAEANQLFKEFKIQSVSEFFRRNAAMLGYTGKIRSLTTVIHEAVTNSLDACEEAGILPYVRVEIEELGREHYKVIIEDNGPGIPEKYITHVFGKMLAGTKAHRNIQSRGQQGIGISGAVMFAQITSGKATRVITSTGDDKIIEAWVKIDVDRNEGKIVKKEKHPNPKGWRGTRIELEVKNVRYVRSKQGIYWYLKLTAIANPHAHIELIEPDGKLIVFPRSSEDVPEPPVEMKPHPRGVLTDDVYRMAKKTRRSSVKRFLVGEFSRISDKKIDELIEYIAALRLIKTEDDKNVQEQLYERLMKGEVKAVLRSFKGYTKVVKQVAKLMEKPPEKLSWHEAEEIVEAFKYMKFLAPPTHGLRPIGEENIEKGLTNILKPEFVTAVTRSPKVYSGGIPFQVEVGLAYGGEIPGGFELLRYANRVPLLFDAGSCVTTLAARSVDWRRYKVDDLDRAPLVLMINVISVHVPYTGTGKQSIANVEEIQNEIRLAIMDAARRLQTYLSGKHRRLHQAKRRRTFEKYVPEIARALSVLTGEPEEEVKNYFLSYIEGHFAAKEAGGAEEVSENA
- a CDS encoding metal ABC transporter ATP-binding protein, which translates into the protein MEAIAAEGLTILYSGKPAVEEVSFTLEDGETLLLLGPNGAGKTTLLKTIACFHRDYTGQLEVFGKPPCEAKKFIGYVPQSHSLNERVPLTALEVVAMGGVYRRGFVHFKLPPETMEKAREVLGFVGLAEVGDRLFSELSGGQKQRVLLARALMSDPKLLLLDEPLSALDPSARVDVASVLAKIKRERRVTMVITTHDINPLIEIGDRIMLLNKRLIAFGRPEDVLQDRIIKSVYGPLARVIPIEGRLFCITGDAHLHRHGGGGL
- the eif1A gene encoding translation initiation factor eIF-1A — protein: MAYHRGRGGKSGGKKKNRQVQGDEVIRVPLPKEGQLFGVIEQALGSGWMDVRCSDGKIRRCRIPGKLKRRMWMRVGDVVIVQPWEVQTEERGDIVYRYTRTQVDWLLRRGKISQEFLSGGELLF
- a CDS encoding serine protein kinase RIO; this translates as MREDVIEREIEDMLGLRERREKDSDLYKIANEVFDRTTKETLAYLHRRGKVEALYGVISTGKEANVFAGVDAEGNRIAVKIYRTYTTEFRRIWEYLAADPRVGYLPKDMRKLVFVWTRREFKNLQRAIKYAVRVPEPVIFRNNVLVMEFIGDELPAPRIKDVERSLEPSDFEELYDFTMGVIERLWKRGDMVHGDLSEYNILLHDRPVVIDWSQATVKRNRMSVELLRRDLRNVINYFGRKGVDVDDFNDKFRELVGI
- a CDS encoding KH domain-containing protein, whose translation is MDEFERLLKKYERIDKDGRPARGGRDEEITYAAEGEQEEFIRIPRDRVAVVIGRKGQTKREIEERTKTKIEVDSETGEVFITSTEETSDPLAVWKARDVIMAIGRGFSPKRAFRLFNEGEVLEVVNLTDVIIGNDKNALPRVRGRIIGRRGRTREIIEEMSGADVSVYGKTVAIIGNPIQVEVAKTAIEKLARGSPHGVVYKYLERRKKDLELESTTYYEALEGEPGEFGEDYDDEDFWED